The Pseudophryne corroboree isolate aPseCor3 chromosome 2, aPseCor3.hap2, whole genome shotgun sequence genome has a segment encoding these proteins:
- the LIPT1 gene encoding lipoyl amidotransferase LIPT1, mitochondrial isoform X1, giving the protein MSPKVVNMKLIQSILKGLPIPVLCHTTAATFVSFSKQGQILQSVSNNVYDNLAVEDWIHDHMNLEERNVLFLWRNSPAVVIGRHQNPWKECNLLLMREKGIGLARRRSGGGTVYHDLGNINLTFLTSKKKYDRVENLNLIIRALKTLQPSLDIQATQRYDLLLDGKYKISGTAAKLGRTVAYHHCTLLCNADSSLLPLVLQSPYDGIQSNATPSVPSLVRNLSQADSGLTCEAVMDAVAKEYSLQYDDKPCVHIVDPSDETIFPGISQKKMQLCTWEWIYGKTPKFEVVKSFQILYKDSVVGVHLSISIKNGFIQSCSIVLPSHWLPEQLINELQNSLVGSKFCPHETVFLVSALLRTFPQDHEVQTKWNMLCDKLVSIM; this is encoded by the exons atgagccccaaagttg TGAACATGAAGTTGATCCAGTCAATATTAAAGGGCCTTCCTATACCAGTTTTGTGCCACACAACCGCTGCAACATTTGTCAGTTTTTCAAAACAAGGCCAGATCCTGCAATCAGTTTCCAATAATGTCTATGACAATCTGGCTGTTGAAGATTGGATCCATGATCATATGAATTTAGAGGAAAGGAATGTTCTCTTTCTGTGGAGGAATTCTCCAGCTGTGGTTATTGGTCGACATCAGAATCCATGGAAAGAATGTAATCTGCTTTTGATGAGAGAGAAAGGGATTGGATTGGCAAGGAGGCGGAGTGGTGGTGGGACAGTGTATCATGATCTTGGCAATATTAACCTAACTTTTTTAACATCAAAGAAAAAGTATGATCGAGTGGAAAATTTAAACTTGATTATTAGAGCTCTTAAAACATTGCAACCTTCTTTGGATATACAAGCAACACAGAGATATGATCTACTGCTTGATGGGAAATACAAAATATCAGGGACGGCAGCAAAGCTTGGAAGGACTGTTGCTTACCATCATTGTACACTGCTATGTAATGCAGACAGTTCTTTGTTGCCACTAGTGCTACAAAGCCCTTATGATGGTATACAGAGCAATGCCACACCTAGTGTACCTTCATTGGTAAGGAACCTCTCACAAGCTGACTCAGGATTAACATGTGAAGCTGTAATGGATGCTGTTGCAAAAGAATACAGTTTACAGTATGATGATAAACCATGTGTCCACATAGTTGACCCAAGTGATGAGACCATCTTTCCTGGGATATCTCAGAAGAAAATGCAGCTGTGCACTTGGGAGTGGATTTATGGGAAAACACCGAAATTTGAGGTTGTGAAGTCCTTTCAGATTTTATATAAGGATTCTGTAGTAGGTGTTCATTTAAGTATAAGTATAAAAAATGGTTTTATACAGAGTTGCTCTATTGTGCTGCCTAGTCACTGGCTTCCCGAACAGCTGATCAACGAGCTGCAGAATAGCTTGGTGGGCAGTAAATTTTGTCCGCATGAAACCGTTTTCTTAGTAAGTGCGTTGCTTAGAACCTTTCCACAAGATCATGAAGTTCAGACAAAGTGGAACATGTTATGTGACAAGTTGGTGTCAATAATGTGA
- the LIPT1 gene encoding lipoyl amidotransferase LIPT1, mitochondrial isoform X2: MKLIQSILKGLPIPVLCHTTAATFVSFSKQGQILQSVSNNVYDNLAVEDWIHDHMNLEERNVLFLWRNSPAVVIGRHQNPWKECNLLLMREKGIGLARRRSGGGTVYHDLGNINLTFLTSKKKYDRVENLNLIIRALKTLQPSLDIQATQRYDLLLDGKYKISGTAAKLGRTVAYHHCTLLCNADSSLLPLVLQSPYDGIQSNATPSVPSLVRNLSQADSGLTCEAVMDAVAKEYSLQYDDKPCVHIVDPSDETIFPGISQKKMQLCTWEWIYGKTPKFEVVKSFQILYKDSVVGVHLSISIKNGFIQSCSIVLPSHWLPEQLINELQNSLVGSKFCPHETVFLVSALLRTFPQDHEVQTKWNMLCDKLVSIM; this comes from the coding sequence ATGAAGTTGATCCAGTCAATATTAAAGGGCCTTCCTATACCAGTTTTGTGCCACACAACCGCTGCAACATTTGTCAGTTTTTCAAAACAAGGCCAGATCCTGCAATCAGTTTCCAATAATGTCTATGACAATCTGGCTGTTGAAGATTGGATCCATGATCATATGAATTTAGAGGAAAGGAATGTTCTCTTTCTGTGGAGGAATTCTCCAGCTGTGGTTATTGGTCGACATCAGAATCCATGGAAAGAATGTAATCTGCTTTTGATGAGAGAGAAAGGGATTGGATTGGCAAGGAGGCGGAGTGGTGGTGGGACAGTGTATCATGATCTTGGCAATATTAACCTAACTTTTTTAACATCAAAGAAAAAGTATGATCGAGTGGAAAATTTAAACTTGATTATTAGAGCTCTTAAAACATTGCAACCTTCTTTGGATATACAAGCAACACAGAGATATGATCTACTGCTTGATGGGAAATACAAAATATCAGGGACGGCAGCAAAGCTTGGAAGGACTGTTGCTTACCATCATTGTACACTGCTATGTAATGCAGACAGTTCTTTGTTGCCACTAGTGCTACAAAGCCCTTATGATGGTATACAGAGCAATGCCACACCTAGTGTACCTTCATTGGTAAGGAACCTCTCACAAGCTGACTCAGGATTAACATGTGAAGCTGTAATGGATGCTGTTGCAAAAGAATACAGTTTACAGTATGATGATAAACCATGTGTCCACATAGTTGACCCAAGTGATGAGACCATCTTTCCTGGGATATCTCAGAAGAAAATGCAGCTGTGCACTTGGGAGTGGATTTATGGGAAAACACCGAAATTTGAGGTTGTGAAGTCCTTTCAGATTTTATATAAGGATTCTGTAGTAGGTGTTCATTTAAGTATAAGTATAAAAAATGGTTTTATACAGAGTTGCTCTATTGTGCTGCCTAGTCACTGGCTTCCCGAACAGCTGATCAACGAGCTGCAGAATAGCTTGGTGGGCAGTAAATTTTGTCCGCATGAAACCGTTTTCTTAGTAAGTGCGTTGCTTAGAACCTTTCCACAAGATCATGAAGTTCAGACAAAGTGGAACATGTTATGTGACAAGTTGGTGTCAATAATGTGA